From the genome of Candidatus Chlamydia corallus, one region includes:
- the fumC gene encoding class II fumarate hydratase: MRQEKDSLGIVEVPEDKLYGAQTMRSRNFFSWGPELMPYEVIRALVWIKKCAAKANQDLGFLDSKHCDMIVSAADEILEGGFEEHFPLKVWQTGSGTQSNMNVNEVIANLAIRHHGGLVGSKDPIHPNDHVNKSQSSNDVFPTAMHIASVISLKNKLLPALDHMIRVLDGKAEEFRHDVKIGRTHLMDAVPMTLGQEFSGYSSQLRHCLESIAFSLAHLYELAIGATAVGTGLNVPEGFVQKVIHYLREETGEPFIPASNYFSALSCHDALVDAHGSLATLASALTKIATDLSFLGSGPRCGLGELFFPENEPGSSIMPGKVNPTQCEALQMVCAQVFGNNQTIIISGSRGNFELNVMKPVIIYNFLQSVDLLSEGMRAFSEFFVVGLKANKVRLQDNVNNSLMLVTALAPIIGYDKCSKAALKAFHENLSLKEACISLEYLSDKEFDHLVVPENMVGDH, from the coding sequence ATGCGACAAGAAAAGGATAGCTTAGGAATAGTAGAGGTCCCTGAGGATAAGTTGTACGGGGCGCAAACTATGCGTTCTAGGAATTTTTTTTCTTGGGGACCCGAGTTAATGCCTTATGAGGTAATACGGGCTCTGGTATGGATTAAAAAATGTGCTGCTAAGGCGAATCAAGATTTAGGATTTTTGGATTCCAAACATTGCGATATGATAGTTTCTGCTGCCGATGAGATTTTAGAAGGAGGTTTTGAAGAGCATTTCCCGTTAAAAGTTTGGCAAACGGGGAGTGGCACCCAATCTAATATGAATGTGAACGAGGTTATTGCTAATCTTGCTATTCGTCATCACGGAGGACTGGTGGGTAGTAAGGATCCCATCCATCCGAATGATCATGTGAACAAATCTCAGTCTTCGAATGATGTTTTCCCTACAGCGATGCATATCGCTAGTGTAATTAGTTTAAAAAACAAGTTACTACCTGCTTTAGATCATATGATTCGGGTTTTAGACGGTAAAGCTGAAGAATTTCGTCATGATGTCAAGATAGGTCGTACGCATCTTATGGATGCGGTTCCTATGACGTTAGGTCAGGAATTTTCTGGTTATAGCAGTCAATTGCGTCATTGCTTAGAGAGTATAGCGTTTTCTTTAGCTCATTTATACGAGCTTGCGATTGGAGCTACTGCTGTAGGGACTGGGTTAAATGTTCCTGAAGGGTTCGTTCAAAAGGTAATACATTACTTAAGGGAGGAAACTGGCGAGCCATTTATTCCAGCTTCCAATTACTTTTCAGCACTTTCTTGCCACGATGCTTTGGTAGATGCCCATGGGTCATTAGCAACTTTAGCATCTGCTTTAACTAAGATAGCTACTGATTTGAGCTTTTTAGGTTCAGGACCCAGGTGTGGTTTAGGGGAGCTATTTTTCCCTGAAAATGAACCTGGATCTTCTATTATGCCTGGCAAGGTAAATCCTACGCAGTGTGAAGCTCTCCAGATGGTTTGTGCTCAAGTGTTTGGTAATAACCAAACAATCATTATTAGCGGGAGCCGAGGAAACTTTGAGCTTAATGTGATGAAGCCTGTGATAATCTATAATTTTCTGCAATCTGTGGATCTGCTTTCTGAGGGAATGAGGGCCTTCTCTGAATTCTTTGTTGTAGGATTAAAAGCGAATAAAGTTCGTTTACAAGATAATGTAAACAATTCTTTGATGTTAGTTACAGCTTTAGCTCCTATCATAGGTTATGACAAGTGTTCGAAAGCAGCACTGAAAGCTTTTCATGAAAATTTATCTTTGAAAGAGGCCTGTATATCTTTGGAATATCTTTCTGACAAGGAATTTGATCATCTGGTAGTCCCTGAGAATATGGTTGGCGACCATTAA
- a CDS encoding MarC family protein, with protein sequence MIQFSFLLPQACILLLASDSLTNVLALHYLLTNYSLKQRMLILLRESCFAFIAMFALYGLSLGGLKILNTPVCTIQVVGGIAVTLTGARAVLRLGKEEAWIPYKFSVPQASSPWISPIALPLMFGPSWLAACCTLIGGNHNTWINFQILILSWTLITLSTFSLQIFCKRNKVLLATQTVLGLFVTIVGTQLLVSGLQQAFL encoded by the coding sequence ATGATACAATTTTCTTTTTTGTTACCCCAAGCATGTATTTTGCTGTTGGCCTCCGATTCTTTAACTAATGTCTTAGCGTTACACTATCTCCTCACAAACTATTCGTTAAAGCAACGGATGCTTATTTTATTACGAGAGAGCTGCTTCGCATTCATTGCTATGTTTGCTCTTTATGGACTCTCTCTCGGGGGTCTAAAAATATTGAATACCCCAGTCTGCACTATACAAGTTGTTGGGGGAATTGCTGTGACCTTAACAGGAGCTAGAGCTGTCTTGCGATTGGGAAAAGAAGAAGCCTGGATCCCTTATAAATTCAGTGTTCCTCAAGCATCTTCTCCGTGGATTTCTCCAATAGCCCTCCCACTGATGTTTGGACCCTCATGGTTAGCAGCTTGCTGTACACTCATAGGAGGAAATCACAATACCTGGATCAATTTCCAAATCCTAATTCTCAGCTGGACGCTCATTACCCTATCTACCTTCTCCCTTCAAATCTTCTGTAAAAGAAACAAAGTACTCCTCGCCACACAAACAGTTCTAGGACTTTTTGTGACCATTGTGGGGACCCAACTTCTAGTTTCAGGATTACAACAAGCATTTTTATAG
- a CDS encoding protease-like activity factor CPAF — MKKGKLGAIVFGLLFTSSVLGFSKDLTKENAHQDLNILSHLIKVKYAPLPWKHLLFGWDLSQQTKNAGLQLLLEEKPTTNYCQKVLSNYMRSLNDYHAGILFYRSESAYIPYVLKLSDDGHVFVVDVQTNQGDIYVGDELLEVDGMGIREVIEGLRYGRGSATDYSAAVRSLTSRSAAFGDNVPTGITMLKLRRSSGVIRSTAVRWRYTPEHIGDFSLIAPLIPDHKPQLPSQSCALFRSGLNQSVSSSSLFSSYMVPYFWEELQMQNKQRFDSKHHIGSRNGFLPSFGSIIWEQNEGPYRAYIFKAKDAQGNPYRIGFLRISSYVWSELEGTDDNHKENPWELFGEIIDVFQKESDALIIDQTNNPGGSVFYLYSLLSMLINRPLETPKHRMILTQDEVSSALHWQDLLEDVFTDEQAAAVLGETMEGYCMDMHAVASLQSFSQNVLACWAAGDINLSKPMPLLGFGQIQPHPKHRFTKPLFMLINEDDYSCGDLAPAILKDNGRATIIGKATAGAGGFVFQVNFPNRSGIKSVSLTGSLAVRPDGEYIENLGVAPHIDLGFTSKDLQTGRFSDYVETVKTIVVTSLAESAKKSEEEPQQEAPEVVRISNPTTAPTTQTRIS; from the coding sequence ATGAAAAAAGGAAAGTTGGGGGCCATAGTTTTTGGTCTTTTATTTACAAGCAGTGTTCTTGGTTTTTCTAAGGATTTAACTAAGGAGAACGCGCATCAAGATTTAAATATATTATCGCATTTGATCAAGGTGAAATATGCCCCGTTGCCATGGAAGCATTTGTTGTTTGGTTGGGATCTATCTCAGCAAACAAAGAATGCTGGACTGCAATTGCTCTTAGAAGAAAAACCCACTACAAATTATTGCCAGAAGGTGCTCTCTAACTATATGAGATCATTAAATGATTATCATGCAGGGATTCTTTTTTATCGTAGCGAATCTGCCTATATTCCTTACGTATTGAAGTTGAGTGACGATGGTCATGTGTTTGTGGTAGATGTACAGACCAATCAAGGTGATATTTACGTAGGGGATGAGCTTCTTGAAGTAGATGGAATGGGGATCCGTGAGGTAATCGAGGGCCTTCGATATGGACGAGGTAGTGCTACAGACTATTCTGCTGCAGTTCGTTCGTTGACATCTCGTTCCGCTGCTTTTGGAGACAATGTCCCTACGGGAATTACCATGTTAAAACTCCGCCGTAGTAGTGGTGTGATCCGTTCAACAGCAGTCCGTTGGCGTTATACTCCAGAGCATATCGGAGATTTTTCTTTAATTGCTCCTTTGATTCCTGACCACAAACCTCAATTACCTTCACAAAGTTGCGCACTCTTTCGTTCAGGGTTAAATCAATCTGTTTCTAGTAGCTCTTTATTTAGCTCTTACATGGTACCTTATTTTTGGGAAGAATTGCAGATGCAAAATAAGCAGCGTTTTGACAGCAAGCATCACATAGGTAGTCGAAATGGATTTTTACCTTCTTTTGGTTCTATTATTTGGGAACAAAACGAAGGACCCTATCGTGCGTATATTTTTAAAGCAAAAGATGCTCAGGGTAATCCGTATCGGATAGGATTCTTAAGGATTTCTTCTTATGTTTGGTCTGAATTAGAAGGAACTGACGATAATCATAAAGAGAATCCCTGGGAACTCTTTGGCGAGATTATCGATGTTTTTCAAAAAGAATCTGACGCTTTGATTATTGATCAGACCAATAATCCTGGAGGAAGTGTTTTTTATCTGTATTCCTTACTGTCTATGTTGATAAATCGTCCTTTAGAGACTCCTAAACATAGAATGATTCTTACGCAAGATGAAGTTAGCTCCGCTTTGCATTGGCAAGATTTGCTAGAAGATGTCTTTACAGATGAGCAAGCAGCTGCTGTGCTTGGAGAAACTATGGAAGGGTATTGCATGGATATGCATGCTGTAGCATCTCTCCAAAGCTTTTCTCAAAATGTTCTTGCTTGCTGGGCCGCTGGTGATATTAATCTTTCAAAGCCTATGCCTTTGCTAGGATTTGGACAGATTCAGCCTCATCCCAAACATCGGTTTACCAAACCTTTATTTATGTTGATAAACGAAGATGACTATTCTTGTGGAGATTTAGCGCCCGCTATTTTGAAGGATAATGGACGTGCGACTATAATCGGGAAAGCGACAGCAGGAGCTGGAGGTTTTGTTTTCCAGGTGAATTTCCCTAACCGTTCTGGAATCAAAAGTGTTTCTTTAACAGGATCCTTAGCTGTTAGGCCAGATGGTGAATACATTGAGAACTTAGGAGTCGCTCCTCATATTGATTTAGGATTTACCTCCAAGGATCTGCAAACAGGCAGGTTTTCTGACTACGTTGAGACAGTAAAAACTATAGTTGTAACTTCTTTGGCCGAGAGTGCTAAGAAAAGCGAAGAGGAACCTCAGCAAGAGGCGCCCGAAGTTGTGCGAATTTCAAATCCCACAACAGCTCCCACTACACAAACAAGAATCAGCTAG
- a CDS encoding NhaD family Na+:H+ antiporter codes for MLKLQLCALFLFGYLAIVFEHIVRVNKSAIALAMGGLMWLVCFSHIPMADHMILVEEIADMSQVIFFLFSAMAIVELIDAHKGFSVIVRCCRIQSRTLLLWVLIGLSFFLSAALDNLTSIIIIISILKRLVKSREDRLLLGAICVIAVNAGGAWTPLGDVTTTMLWINNKITSWGIIRSLFVPSLVCVLVAGFCGQFFFRKRGNTLIAKEVELQSAPPKSLWIIFIGLGSLLMVPVWKACLGLPPFMGALLGLGLLWLTSDWIHSPHGEDRYHLRIPHILTKIDISSITFFIGILLAVNALSFANLLTDFSVWMDKIFSRNIVAIVIGLLSSVLDNVPLVAATMGMYDLPLDDTLWKLIAYAAGTGGSILIIGSAAGVAFMGLEKVDFLWYFKRISWIALTSYLAGLFSYFVLAKMHFFV; via the coding sequence ATGCTGAAATTACAATTGTGTGCGCTATTTTTATTTGGGTATCTCGCGATTGTCTTCGAACATATTGTTAGAGTCAATAAATCTGCGATTGCCTTAGCTATGGGAGGATTGATGTGGTTAGTCTGTTTCTCTCATATTCCTATGGCAGATCATATGATTTTAGTTGAAGAAATTGCGGACATGTCCCAAGTGATTTTCTTCTTGTTCTCAGCAATGGCTATTGTCGAACTTATTGATGCGCACAAAGGATTTTCTGTGATCGTCAGGTGTTGTCGTATTCAGTCACGAACACTTCTTCTTTGGGTTCTTATTGGGCTTAGCTTTTTTTTATCAGCGGCCTTAGACAATCTTACATCTATCATTATCATTATCTCAATTTTAAAGCGTCTAGTAAAGTCTAGGGAAGACCGCTTGTTATTAGGAGCTATTTGTGTAATTGCAGTGAATGCTGGTGGGGCATGGACCCCCCTTGGGGATGTAACTACGACAATGTTATGGATTAATAATAAGATTACTTCCTGGGGAATTATACGTTCTTTATTTGTCCCGAGTTTGGTGTGTGTATTGGTAGCTGGTTTCTGCGGTCAATTTTTCTTTCGCAAACGAGGGAATACTTTAATTGCCAAGGAAGTAGAGTTACAATCCGCGCCTCCCAAGAGTCTCTGGATTATTTTCATTGGTTTGGGTTCACTACTCATGGTTCCTGTTTGGAAGGCGTGTTTAGGATTGCCTCCTTTTATGGGAGCTTTGTTAGGTTTAGGTCTTCTCTGGTTAACGAGTGACTGGATTCATTCTCCTCATGGTGAGGATCGTTATCATTTGCGAATTCCTCATATTCTGACTAAAATTGATATCTCTTCGATTACGTTTTTTATTGGAATTCTACTCGCTGTTAACGCATTATCTTTTGCTAATTTGCTTACAGATTTTTCTGTATGGATGGATAAGATCTTTTCTAGGAATATTGTTGCAATTGTTATAGGATTGCTTTCTAGTGTCTTAGATAACGTACCCTTAGTAGCTGCTACTATGGGGATGTATGACCTTCCTCTCGATGATACTTTGTGGAAATTGATTGCTTATGCTGCAGGAACGGGAGGGAGCATTCTGATCATTGGTTCCGCAGCTGGAGTTGCTTTTATGGGTCTCGAAAAAGTAGACTTTTTATGGTACTTCAAAAGAATTTCCTGGATTGCTTTAACCAGTTATTTAGCTGGATTGTTTTCCTATTTTGTTTTAGCAAAAATGCATTTTTTCGTTTAA
- the ispH gene encoding 4-hydroxy-3-methylbut-2-enyl diphosphate reductase — protein MRKLIVCSPRGFCSGVVRAIQVVEVALEKWGAPIYVKHEIVHNRHVVNFLRAKGAIFVEELADVPGGERVIYSAHGISPAVRAEAKARNLIDIDATCGLVTKVHSAVKLYAGKGYQIVLIGHKKHVEVIGIIGEAPESVTVVESVADVEALPFGPNTPLFYITQTTLSLDDVQEIAGALQKRYPFIITLPSSSICYATTNRQKALRSILPRVNHVFVVGDVNSSNSNRLCEIALKRGVRADLINSPEDIGKKILDYPGDIAITAGASTPEDVVQACIQKLSEIISGLEIENDIFSVENVVFQLPKELRYS, from the coding sequence ATGAGAAAGCTTATAGTGTGTAGCCCTAGAGGATTTTGTTCTGGAGTTGTTCGCGCTATTCAGGTTGTAGAAGTTGCTTTAGAAAAATGGGGGGCTCCTATCTATGTAAAACATGAGATTGTTCATAATCGTCATGTTGTTAACTTCTTACGAGCTAAGGGTGCTATCTTTGTTGAGGAACTTGCCGATGTTCCTGGGGGTGAGAGAGTCATTTATTCAGCTCACGGAATTTCTCCTGCAGTTAGAGCGGAAGCAAAAGCCCGTAATCTTATTGATATTGATGCTACGTGTGGTTTGGTTACTAAAGTGCATTCTGCTGTAAAGTTATACGCAGGTAAAGGATACCAAATAGTATTGATAGGCCATAAGAAGCATGTTGAGGTGATCGGTATTATTGGAGAAGCTCCCGAAAGTGTTACTGTTGTAGAGAGTGTTGCTGATGTAGAGGCTTTACCTTTTGGTCCTAATACACCTTTATTTTATATTACCCAAACAACATTGAGTTTGGATGATGTTCAGGAGATAGCGGGGGCTTTGCAAAAGCGTTATCCTTTTATAATTACCCTTCCTAGTTCTTCGATTTGTTATGCAACCACGAACCGTCAGAAAGCATTGCGTTCTATTTTGCCTCGTGTGAACCACGTCTTTGTAGTTGGGGATGTGAATAGCTCGAATTCCAATCGTCTTTGTGAAATAGCTTTGAAGAGGGGGGTTCGTGCTGATTTGATTAATAGTCCTGAAGATATTGGTAAGAAGATCTTAGATTATCCTGGAGATATAGCAATTACCGCGGGGGCCTCGACTCCTGAAGATGTGGTACAAGCTTGTATTCAAAAGCTATCAGAAATTATCTCTGGTTTAGAAATAGAAAATGATATATTTTCCGTAGAAAATGTCGTATTTCAATTGCCGAAAGAACTCCGTTATTCTTAA
- a CDS encoding ABC transporter substrate-binding protein — MKKKVTCYFVIIFFLLLLWEIASRHQPTLSFLCPPPSSIASSTLRSLPLLLTSSWHTLKAILGGFFLAIILSITLATIMLSYKSAKDLLQPFFILLQCTPMFALAPLIVLWFGWGLSAVIIPTALTIFFPLTLTIYQGILSTPEELMEQFILCGATKFQLLIKLRIPHALPHIFSGLKIAIGSAGFAAIAGEWVASQSGLGILILESRRNYEMEVAFAGLATLTLLTLTLFQITLLSEKLVFSLFRVKRISHKRKSVAKKALFVLCLIPIILIPWKGHSKSPSNKKNLTSLTLLLDWTPNPNHIPLYAGIAKGYFKKHGLNLQLQKNTDSSSAVPHVLFEQVDMALYHALGIVKTSIKGMPIQIIGRLIDSSLQGFLYRSEDPINKFEDLNNKVLGFCLNNSRDLNRLLETLRRNGVVPSEVKNVSSDLISPMLLKKIDFLYGAFYNIEGIKLKTLGMPVQCFLSDTYDLPTGPQLIVFAKKGTKASQPEILEAFQKALQASIVFSQNHPEDAFKLYAKATRNIPKNLNEEYLQWEETFPLLAQSQAPLNKDIVNKLLQTISKRYPELSSEVAQFSLNDLYNSLL; from the coding sequence ATGAAAAAAAAAGTTACCTGCTACTTTGTTATTATTTTTTTCCTACTACTCCTCTGGGAGATAGCGTCGCGCCATCAACCTACACTTTCGTTTCTATGTCCTCCCCCCTCGAGCATTGCCTCAAGTACTCTTCGCTCCCTACCACTCTTGTTAACATCTTCTTGGCACACGTTAAAAGCTATTTTGGGAGGATTCTTCCTTGCGATCATCCTCTCAATAACTCTCGCAACGATTATGCTATCTTATAAATCAGCTAAAGATCTCCTACAACCTTTTTTCATCCTGCTACAGTGCACCCCCATGTTTGCCCTAGCTCCACTTATTGTACTTTGGTTTGGCTGGGGACTCAGTGCTGTGATCATCCCTACAGCACTGACGATATTCTTTCCTTTAACTTTGACTATCTATCAAGGGATCCTATCCACACCAGAAGAACTTATGGAACAGTTCATTCTCTGCGGAGCTACAAAATTTCAGCTCCTTATCAAACTCCGTATTCCCCATGCCCTCCCCCATATATTCTCAGGTTTAAAAATTGCCATAGGATCTGCAGGATTTGCTGCCATTGCAGGAGAATGGGTAGCTTCACAATCAGGTCTCGGTATCCTCATCCTCGAAAGTCGTAGAAATTATGAAATGGAAGTGGCATTCGCGGGACTCGCGACGCTCACACTTCTCACTCTTACCCTCTTCCAAATCACCTTGTTAAGTGAAAAATTGGTTTTTTCCCTATTTCGGGTAAAACGTATAAGCCATAAGCGCAAATCAGTAGCTAAAAAAGCTTTATTCGTACTTTGTTTAATCCCTATAATACTTATTCCCTGGAAAGGACATTCTAAATCTCCTTCTAATAAAAAAAATCTTACTTCACTAACACTTCTACTCGATTGGACTCCTAATCCTAATCACATTCCCCTCTATGCAGGAATAGCCAAAGGATACTTCAAAAAACATGGTTTAAATCTACAACTCCAAAAAAATACAGACTCGAGCTCTGCAGTTCCCCATGTCCTTTTTGAACAAGTCGATATGGCTCTTTATCATGCTCTGGGCATCGTCAAGACCTCTATAAAAGGTATGCCTATACAAATCATAGGCAGATTGATAGACAGTTCCCTACAAGGTTTTCTCTACAGGAGTGAAGACCCTATTAATAAATTTGAAGACCTAAATAACAAGGTCTTAGGCTTCTGCTTAAATAACTCCAGAGATCTTAATCGTCTACTTGAGACCCTACGTCGTAACGGTGTCGTTCCTTCCGAAGTGAAAAATGTGAGTTCTGATCTCATCTCGCCAATGCTATTAAAGAAAATCGACTTCCTCTACGGCGCCTTCTACAATATTGAAGGAATAAAATTAAAAACTTTAGGCATGCCTGTACAATGTTTTCTCTCGGACACCTATGATCTTCCTACAGGCCCTCAGTTAATTGTCTTTGCTAAAAAAGGAACGAAAGCTAGTCAACCCGAAATTCTAGAAGCCTTCCAAAAAGCGCTTCAAGCGAGCATAGTATTCTCACAAAACCATCCCGAAGATGCGTTTAAACTCTACGCTAAAGCAACTAGAAATATACCTAAAAATCTCAATGAGGAGTATCTCCAATGGGAGGAAACCTTCCCTCTACTAGCTCAGTCACAGGCTCCTTTAAATAAAGATATCGTGAACAAACTCCTCCAAACAATTAGTAAACGATATCCTGAACTTTCTTCGGAAGTTGCTCAGTTTTCTCTAAACGATCTCTATAATTCTTTGCTATAA
- a CDS encoding solute carrier family 26 protein, whose protein sequence is MVKVPWAFKNFIPKLYTSIKEGYSFNTFKKDFLAGITVGILAFPFAIAVAIGVGVSPLQGLVASIVGGLLASALGGSNVLISGPTSAFISILYCLSAKYGAEALFTVTLMAGIFLIAFGLTGLGTFIKYMPYPVVTGLTTGLAVIIFSSQIKDFLGLQMGTSVPVDFLAKWVAYWDHLWTWDSKSFAVGLFTLLIMIYFRNYKPRYPGVMIAIVTATTLVWLLKIDIPTIGSRYGSLPTAIPLPKIPQLSITKILQLMPDALTIAVLSGLETLLAAVVADGMTGWRHQSNCQLVAQGIANIGTSLFSGIPVTGSLSRTAASIKSGATTPVAGILHSIFICFILLLLAPLTIKIPLTCLAAVLILIAWNMSEIHHFLHLFTAPKKDIVVLLTVFILTVMTTITAAVQVGMMLAAFLFMKQMSDLSDVISTAKYFDDDNQPKDSDFLNKAEVPQNTEIYEINGPFFFGIADRLKNLLNDIEKPPKIFILCMTRVPTIDASAMHALEEFFLECDRQGTLLLLAGVKKTPLADLKRYHLDELIGVDHIFSNIKSALLFAQALTNLESKTATRHLT, encoded by the coding sequence ATTGTGAAAGTCCCTTGGGCGTTTAAGAACTTCATCCCTAAACTCTACACAAGTATCAAAGAAGGCTATTCATTTAATACCTTCAAAAAAGATTTCCTAGCAGGAATTACTGTAGGAATTCTAGCCTTTCCTTTTGCTATTGCCGTAGCAATCGGTGTCGGAGTCTCTCCCCTTCAAGGACTAGTAGCTTCTATTGTCGGAGGCCTTCTTGCTTCTGCCCTCGGAGGAAGTAACGTTCTGATTTCGGGGCCAACCAGTGCCTTTATTTCTATTTTATACTGCCTATCCGCAAAATATGGAGCTGAGGCGCTTTTTACCGTCACATTGATGGCTGGAATTTTTCTTATCGCCTTCGGACTCACTGGCTTAGGCACATTCATTAAATACATGCCCTACCCCGTTGTGACAGGATTAACCACAGGACTTGCTGTAATTATATTTTCTTCACAAATTAAAGATTTCCTGGGTTTACAAATGGGAACGAGTGTTCCTGTAGATTTTCTTGCTAAATGGGTGGCTTATTGGGATCACTTATGGACTTGGGACAGTAAGTCCTTTGCGGTGGGTCTCTTTACCCTATTGATCATGATCTATTTCCGAAACTACAAGCCTCGCTATCCTGGAGTCATGATTGCTATTGTAACAGCGACCACTCTAGTTTGGTTACTTAAAATTGATATTCCTACGATTGGCAGTCGTTATGGATCTCTACCAACCGCGATTCCTCTACCTAAAATTCCTCAGTTGAGTATCACGAAAATTCTTCAACTTATGCCAGACGCCCTGACTATTGCAGTCTTATCGGGATTAGAGACTTTGCTAGCCGCCGTGGTCGCTGATGGAATGACAGGATGGCGTCACCAGTCCAACTGTCAACTTGTAGCCCAAGGTATAGCGAACATCGGAACATCGTTATTTTCAGGAATCCCCGTCACAGGATCACTATCACGTACAGCTGCTAGCATCAAATCTGGAGCAACCACTCCCGTAGCAGGAATCCTCCACTCAATCTTTATTTGCTTTATCTTGCTTCTTCTGGCTCCACTGACTATCAAAATTCCTCTTACTTGCCTCGCTGCCGTCCTAATTTTGATTGCGTGGAATATGAGTGAAATCCACCATTTTCTCCATCTCTTTACAGCTCCTAAAAAAGACATTGTGGTTCTCCTTACCGTGTTTATCCTCACAGTAATGACAACGATCACAGCAGCAGTACAAGTAGGTATGATGCTAGCGGCATTCTTATTTATGAAACAGATGAGCGATCTTTCCGATGTGATCTCAACAGCCAAATACTTCGACGATGATAATCAACCCAAGGATTCCGACTTTTTAAACAAAGCCGAAGTTCCTCAAAACACAGAAATCTATGAAATTAATGGTCCCTTCTTTTTTGGAATTGCAGATAGGTTAAAAAATCTTCTTAATGATATAGAAAAGCCCCCCAAAATCTTTATTCTATGTATGACGCGAGTCCCTACAATAGATGCCTCGGCTATGCATGCATTGGAAGAATTTTTCTTAGAATGTGACCGCCAAGGGACCCTTCTCCTGCTCGCTGGAGTTAAGAAAACTCCCCTTGCCGACCTAAAACGCTATCATCTAGATGAGCTTATTGGAGTGGATCATATCTTCTCGAATATTAAAAGTGCTCTTCTCTTTGCCCAAGCTTTAACAAACCTAGAAAGCAAAACTGCAACGCGTCACCTAACCTAA
- a CDS encoding MarC family protein, with protein sequence MLTLINLSLLFYVLFDSPGSIPIFVALLKNFSRKKQQRIILRECLFALGALVIFVTFGRSFFQFLDISLYSFQIIGGFLLFVVSLKMMLAPMPAKTKDDNSKTEPIFFPLAFPVITGPAVITAILSYMEEGVHSREIIFTAMIVAWTFSLFTLLCSSFFDRVLGNFGLLALERLFGIALLLMSANLMLKGISIAFNMGFYIG encoded by the coding sequence ATGCTCACCTTAATTAATCTTAGTCTGCTATTTTATGTCCTCTTCGATTCTCCTGGGTCGATTCCCATCTTCGTTGCCTTGTTAAAAAACTTTTCCCGAAAAAAACAACAAAGGATAATCCTGAGAGAATGCCTGTTTGCTCTCGGAGCTCTGGTTATTTTCGTCACTTTTGGAAGAAGCTTCTTCCAGTTTTTGGATATTTCTCTGTACTCTTTTCAAATCATAGGCGGTTTTCTCCTCTTTGTCGTCTCTCTGAAAATGATGCTGGCACCGATGCCAGCAAAGACTAAAGACGACAACTCGAAAACAGAACCTATATTCTTTCCCTTAGCTTTTCCAGTAATCACAGGCCCTGCTGTCATTACAGCAATCCTTAGCTACATGGAAGAGGGAGTGCATTCTAGGGAAATTATTTTTACTGCAATGATCGTCGCTTGGACGTTTTCTTTATTTACTCTGCTATGCTCGAGCTTTTTTGATCGTGTTTTGGGAAATTTCGGACTCCTTGCCTTGGAAAGATTATTCGGTATTGCTCTACTACTTATGTCAGCAAACCTTATGTTGAAAGGCATCTCAATTGCGTTTAATATGGGCTTTTATATTGGGTGA
- a CDS encoding SAM-dependent methyltransferase — MSYFNCRKNSVILKSLGLLAQFSLRLIYRVLFSFREGIYLFSSLYLKYPKLFFYDIGKYVYSLRHCPYAKLSCLPEASLLKEGNVYGETPWSVLAKVSQAFDITSRDVLYDLGCGLGKVCFWFSHVVRCQVIGIDNQPNFIHFSSNMHRRLSSGLALFHIEDFKNVTLSRASYVYFYGSSFSRRLLNETILKLSEMAPGSVVISISFPLDSFSKGREFFFTEKSCSVRFPWGKTIAYKNIRKDS, encoded by the coding sequence ATGTCGTATTTCAATTGCCGAAAGAACTCCGTTATTCTTAAATCTTTAGGTTTACTTGCTCAGTTTTCTTTGAGATTGATTTATAGAGTACTTTTCTCGTTCCGAGAAGGCATCTACCTTTTTAGTTCTCTGTATTTGAAGTACCCCAAGTTGTTTTTTTATGACATTGGTAAGTATGTATATTCTCTAAGGCATTGTCCTTATGCGAAACTTAGTTGTCTCCCAGAAGCCTCTCTACTGAAGGAAGGAAATGTCTATGGTGAGACTCCGTGGTCTGTTCTTGCAAAGGTTAGCCAAGCTTTTGATATTACTTCCCGAGATGTTCTTTATGATTTGGGATGTGGCTTAGGAAAGGTATGCTTTTGGTTTTCTCATGTTGTGCGATGCCAAGTTATAGGGATTGATAATCAACCGAACTTTATTCATTTTTCTTCGAATATGCATCGTAGGCTATCTTCAGGATTAGCATTATTCCATATTGAAGATTTTAAAAATGTAACTTTATCGCGGGCTTCTTACGTCTATTTTTATGGTTCTTCGTTTTCACGACGATTATTGAACGAGACCATTCTTAAATTATCAGAAATGGCTCCAGGAAGTGTAGTAATTAGTATTTCCTTTCCTTTGGATTCTTTTTCTAAGGGAAGGGAATTCTTCTTCACTGAAAAGAGTTGTTCCGTGCGCTTCCCTTGGGGTAAGACAATAGCATATAAAAATATTCGAAAAGATTCTTAA